In the Drosophila virilis strain 15010-1051.87 chromosome 4, Dvir_AGI_RSII-ME, whole genome shotgun sequence genome, tttttttttttaaaaaatgttgtagacaaaaaaccgattcgttcgtaaagtcaacctttttgatgatttttggaatatttccgttgAATAATGTCcaaaatttggacccaaatcgactaaatggcaaggggttacatcacgttttttatcaaaatcggggtcggttcgaaaatcaaaccttttttgatgattatttttgagtttctcgggcaaaaaaaaagtctgattttcaaatattatacctttttaaatttgtacgcatccctattatcaattggcattcaaacaaattaaaaatcgatgggttacaaaaagatgtggacccgaaaatgattcgtttgttaagtcaacctttccttatgattttttgaatatctcggccaaataatgtccgattttcaaattttataccattttggactcgtaaggatcagtactatccgctggcatcaaaaaatagaaaatctaaattttgacccaaatcggccaaaatggcaaggggttacatcacgttttttatcaaaatcggggtcggttcgaaaatcaagccttttttgatgattatttttgagtttctcggccaaataaagtctgattttcaaatattatacctttttaaatttgtacgcatccctattatcaattggcattcaaacaaattaaaaatcgatgggttacaaaaagatgtggacccgaaaatgattcgtttgttaagtcaacctttccttatgattttttgaatatctcggccaaataatgtccgattttcaaattttataccattttggactcgtaaggatcagtgaTTGTGTAACATAACTCTGCGtggagatttgacgttccaaaacgacataactccgcgcggagatatgacgttccaaaacgacataactccgcgcggagatatgacgttccaaaacgacataactccgcgcggagatatgacgttccaaaacgacataactccgcttggagatatgacgttccaaaacgacataactccgcttggagatatgtcgttccaaaacgacaaaactcccgcgatatgaccttccataaaatcatcacgttgtttttcaaaatcgaggtttttgcgataatcgaaacttttgcgatgatttttttttaatatctcgggtaaataatgtctcattttaaaatgttatacctttttgaatgcgtacggatccctaccatcaattggcattcaagcaaattaaacatcgtttttttttttaaaaaatgttgtagacaaaaaaccgattcgttcgtaaagtcaacctttttgatgattttaggAATATTTCCGTTGAATAATGTCcaaaatttggacccaaatcgactaaatggcaaggggttacatcacgttttttatcaaaatcggggtcggttcgaaaatcaaaccttttttgatgattatttttgagtttctcgggcaaataaagtctgattttcaaatattatacctttttaaatttgtacgcatccctattatcaattggcattcaaacaaattaaaaatcgatgggttacaaaaagatgtggacccgaaaatgattcgtttgtaagtcaacctttccttatgattttttgaatatctcggccaaataatgtccgattttaaaattttataccattttggactcgtaaggatcagtactatccactggcataaaaaaatagaaaatctaaattttgacccaaatcggccaaaatggcaaggggttacatcacgttttttatcaaaatcggggtcggttcgaaaatcaaaccttttttgatgattttattttagtttctcgggcaaataaagtctgattttcaaatattatacctttttgaatttgtacgcatccctattatcaattggcattcaaacaaattaaaaatcgatgggttacaaaaagatgtggacccgaaaatgattcgtttgttaagtcaacctttccttatgatttttttgaatatctcggccaaataatgtcagattttcaaattttatacccttttggactcgtaaggatcagtactatccactggcatcaaaaaatagaaaaactaaattttgacccaaatcggccaaaatggcaaggggttacatcacgttttttatcaaaatcggggtcggttcgaaaatcaaaccttttttgatgattatttttgagtttctcgggcatataaagtctgattttcaaatattatacctttttgagattGTACTAATctctattatcaattggcatccaaacaatataaaaatcgatgggttacaaaaagatgtggacccgaaaatgattcgtttgtaaagtcaacctttccttatgatttttttgaatatctcggccaaataatgtcagattttcaaattttataccattttggactcgtaaggatcagtactatccactggcatcaaaaaatagaaaatctaaattttgacccaaatcggccaaaatggcaaggggttacatcacgttttttatcaaaatcggggtcggttcgaaaatcaaaccttttttgatgatttctttttagtttctcgggcaaataaagtctgattttcaaatattatacctttttgtgaTTGCACGAATCCCTTTTATccattggcattcaaacaaattgaatatcgacgggttacaaaaagatgtagaCCCGAAAATAATTCGTTTgttaagtcaacctttccttatgaattttttgaatatctcggccaaataacgtcagattttcaaattttataccattttggactcgtaaggatcagtactatccactggcatcaaaaaatagaaaatctaaattttgacccaaatcggccaaaatggcaaggggttacatcacgttttttatcaaagtcggggtcggttcgaaaatcaaaccttttttgatgattatttttgagtttctcgggcaaataaagtctgattttcaaatattatacctttttgaatttgtacaaatccctattgtcaattggcattcaaacaaattaaaaatctatgggctacaaaaagatgtggacccgaaaattaTTCGTTTGTAatgtcaacctttccttatgatttttttgaatatctcggccaaataatatcagattttcaaattttataccattttggactcgtaaggatcagtactatccactagcatcaaaaaatagaaaatttaaattttgacccaaatcggccaaaatggcaaggggttacatcacgttttttatcaaaatcggggtcggttcgaaaatcaaaccttatttgatgatttttttgagtttctcggggaaataaagtctgattttcaaatattatacctttttgaatttgtacgaatccctattgtcaattggcattcaaacaaattaaaaatcgatgggctacaaaaagatgtggacccgaaattGATTCGTTtctaaagtcaacctttccttatgatttttttgaatatctcggccaaataatgtcagattttcaaattttataccattttggactcggaagaatcagtactatccactggcatcaaaaaatagaaaatctaaattttgacccaaatcggccaaaatggcaaggggttacatcacgttttttatcaaaattggggtcggttcgaaaatcaaacctttgttgatgatttttttttagttttttggggaaataaagtctgattttcaaatattatacctttttgaatttgtacaaatccctattgtcaattggcattcaaacaaattaaaaatctatgggctacaaaaagatgtggacccgaaaattattcgtttgtaaagtcaacctttccttatgatttttttgaatatctcggccaaataatatcagattttcaaattttataccattttggactcgtaaggatcagtactatccactggcatcaaaaaatagaaaatttaaattttgacccaaatcggccaaaatggcaaggggttacatcacgttttttatcaaaatcggggtcggttcgaaaatcaaaccttttttgatgatttctttttagtttctcgggcaaataaagtctgattttcaaatattatacctttttgaatttgtacgaatccctattgtaaattggcattcaaacaaattgaaaatcgacgggttacaaaaagatgtggacccgaaaatgattcgtcaacctttccttatgatttttttgaatatgttGGCCAAATAacgtcagattttcaaattttataccattttggactcgtaaggatcagtactatcgactgtcatcaaaaaatagaaaatcttaattttgacccaaatcggccaaaatggcaaggggttacatcacgttttttatcaaaatcggggtcggttcgaaaatcaaaccttttttgatgtttttttttgagtttctcgggcaaataaagtctgattttcaaatattatacctttttgaatttgtacgaatctctacaatcaattggcattcaaacaaattaaaaataggtGGGTTACAAAAACTTGCAGACCCAAACACGatttgtttgtaaagtcaacctttcttaatgattttttggatTCTCTTTaccaaataatgtccaattttgaaaattttcacaatttttgtcgatttgggtaaaaatttagattttcttttttttgatgccagttgatagtactgatcgttacgagACACATGAACTATCGTAACCGCATATGGagaatttttataccctgaacccattaaaaatgggtataagggtatattgtatttgtgcaaaatccaaatgtatgttacaggcagaaggaatcatctccgaccccataaagtatatatattcttgatcagcaccaatagccgagtcgatctagccatgtccgtcggtctgtccgtccgtatgtatgaactcaaggatctcagaacctttaagagctagagacttgaaattataTGTAGATGCTCCTTAGATTATATGTAGATGCTTCTAGTTCCcgtgcagatcgagtttgtttccgactcgaatcgaatcgatatcgatatcctgttttttgagcaattttgataaataataagagctagagtcaccaaacttaacatatagcttttaaaataaaatatatttgtatgcatttgatgttggaagaggagggttcagggtatcccctagtcgggagctcccgactagaacctcttacttgttttttcttatattttaaatgaaaaagatTTCAAATTGTACACAAACCCGATTttaaaacattaaattaaattttaattattgaaCCATCGTTAGATTCGtgaacataaaacaaaaaggctGAGCAAAATGCGTGACAGTAGCAGGAGGTACTAAAATTGCGTGGAAATCTCGAATAGGCATACAGGCAGACAAACCTACGAATTCGACTAAAGACTCTTCCTCTATCCGAAATGGTTGATGAATAAAATGACTTTACTGAGAGTGACAATGAGAATCGTTTAGTGTTTCACCTGAATTACAATTTAATACCTgttctttgtttttctatATACTTGGATAGTTGGATATTGTTTTAgataattgaatatttaaaaataaatgcaacagTTCTGTAATTCTTTTTACATATGTAGCTAACggttatttaaaaaatctaTAGTGGTGAAAGCACtgaaatttataaaagctGATGTATATCATTTTAATAGACATTAAAAAACTGAACAATCGGTAGAACGTACAaaagcatttttaattatacttttaaatttgtaatacttttataaaatttgtaataaagATTTTCATAATATAAGGCAAATGTGTTTTGTATTGTACTATGTgtcgtgtatatatatatatatatatatatatatatatatatatatatatatatatatatatatatatatatatatatatatatatatatatatatatggtatacgCTTATGAACTAGACATTTATAGCTATTGAAAATATTGTCATtctaatataaaaaaatattaatgttttttaaataggTGTACACATTCTAGGTGTTTCGTCTGCTCACTAGCTTAAagataacattttttaattacaaaaatttggTAAAAAAGTGATTTGAAAAttctttacattttttaaaatgcgACATATATGTTTCAATCAAATTTGACAGCTTGTCCAGTTGCGCCCTATGTCATATTTTAGCGTTatgtaattaatatttgtattataatatattgaaaattagtatatatattatttgtctTCGACCGTGAAGTGTttgttttaaagtttttataaaGTTTCTTACGAGGATGTTTTAATAAATCTGTCTAAAATTGACTTTCCTCATGCTCTGTAGATTTAGTCTTTAAAGTTTCGTTTTTCCCGTTTGTTTTTTCATGTGATATACTCGTTATGACAGACTTTATGACAACAGAGCTAGTGCTCGATTCCGTGGTATTACTGaaagaatataataataagatGAAATTGCAACGGTAGTGCGATCATTTACATACCCTTTTGACGCCAAATCGAATAAATTGGGAATATTTATATTAGGTATATCCTTTATATTAACGCTGGCGGTGGCATGATTTGTTTGCGTGCTAAGCACTGACAGACGACCtattaaatcatattaagaaaatgttaatCCAATGTGTTAATTACAATGCAAAAATATGTGATTTGGATGATATTACAAAGGTCATTCGAAAGGAAGTTTATTTTCTGTGTCATTAAAACTAAAATCGTTAAAGATAATGTTTACTATTTTAGCGTATTGTAGTGTCGTTAACCTAGAAACAAAGGTAAATAAGTAAGTAGCATATGCAGTTAAAATGAACGTTATAAATTGATTGTTTTTGTACAATGATAAAAAGAGTATATGAGTAAGCCACGGGGTGTTGCACGAAACATTGAAAAATATGGAGATTAATTAATGCTAAGAGTATATGTGGATTGTAAATGGTTCATACAAGGGGATCTACTTACCGACAGTTTCCTCTGTAGTTGTTGAACATAGCGTTGTGGTAGTGGTATTTAAGTGATCACGGACAGAGTCGACAGTTAAATCACCTATAGAGCTGGTGATTGTCTCATTGGCTCGATTGGGTGAGCTGTTTAAGCCATTAGTACGTGGAGAGGTATTGTTTTCAATGCTAAGCTCTAGCGCCTTGGCGCGTTGCTTGGCAATTGGTGGGTTGGGTATGGTTGCATCATCGTTTGAATCGACTTCTTTATCGCTATTATCGTCTTCATTGGTGGGCATTGTGGATTCGTTGCCTTCGCTCTCGAAGGGTTCCACCGGAACCATTCCAGTTGGCTGTACGACCCGGAAGGTGGCCAAAGCAATCCGTTGCAATTCTGAAGACGACATCATATACAATGCCTCGCCGCTATTAGTAAAGCAAAGCGATGAAATACCACTACAAGAGACGAATGATTAAATATGTTAAAGTGGTAATACTAAGGCTCACATATATATCATACGAACTTGATATCTTCACGCCTCACTGCAGCTGCATTTAATTGGCGCTTTAGCTCTGGCACTGATAAAACCATGATGTCCCCCATGTTGGTCAAACAAATCAATGCCATTTCATGATATATTTCGCTATTGCAGGCTGTTAGACTTGTATTTGCCGCTCCATCGCCACCATCATTTGATCTCGTAGATTTTGTAGGGCTGCTTCCGGTAAGACTTTGCAAAAGCTCATGTGAGACACGACAGCTAAATGAGCCAAAATGGATGCGACGTATACGGGCTCCTTCATGAGCCGTAAgcttatatttgtttataggCTTTAATTGTGGTAGTGAGAAAACCTTAAACTGTTCCTCAGAAGCAATTAAGACACGATGCGGCGGTGTACCATTTTCGCCATAATTAAGCTGGTCAACAGGACAGCCACTTTGGTCAAAAATAGAAATGCCTATAACAGGCGCACGATGCTTTAGCTGAATTTCCTTGGCCAGTTGTGCAGATATACGCCGTGGAGACTGCGGCGTGGTATTGCCGCTAGCAGGTGGgccagttgttgctgcagtttgTGCGGGTGGCAAATGTAAAAGAAACACCGAAACGGTGCTGGCGTTCGTTGCAGACCACAATGTGGGGGAGGTTATATTAACTGTAAAAGGAAATGATAAGACTCGTTCAAAAcattcaaaaatattattatacacACCGTTGGTTATATAAGTTTTAGCAAAGAGCAAGCATCGCACCATAGAACCCATACCATCGTCTGTGCATCGCGCCTCTATTTGTCTCTCAACAGGTCGCGCTTCCAActatataaaacaatattgtGTAATTATTGGTAACAATTTAAACATTGGGACTTACTGTAGTTGGAACCTGATTGCTGGGATTGTTACGAGTTGATCTTCCTTTGCGCAGTTTCCGAAATGATTCACGAAGCGATTTCTTGAACGATTTGCGCCGTGAAAGCTGCTCGCCGGCACCAGTCAAATCGTTTGGATTTAATGTACAGCGGTGAAAAACAGGCACAAAGTTTTTAAAGTCAAACAATACTAGGCCGTGCGCAGTACCTCCGGAGACTAACCCCCAGTTAGCTTCTAACGCTAGACACGTAATACTAGCTGGTGGAAGTACTTGTAAAACCCCTGTTATGTTGACGCCATTTTCACTAATTGGCAAAGAATCTTCTCCTAGTAAATTTGGGCGAACGTTTAGTTGATCATGACCTTTCCACACAAAACCATCGCGGTCGCTAACCAAGTTCATGGAACTAAGCTTTAACATAACGTGTTCTAAGGAGTCTCCGTCAAAATCTGCTATGACAATTTGTCCAGCGGTGCCACCCACAATTAAATGACCTGTTTTGGGAcacaatgcaattttttttactgCTAAGCGAGGATCGTCGGAATACGGATCAAATAGACCGGCTTTGCGAAAAGGTGGTTCACTCTCATCAAGTTCATTGCATTCAACTGCAGCTGTTTCATCGTGATTTTCATgaccaaaaatatttgctgtcttaaaattatatatcgGATGTAAGAGAACTCCAGAACAATCCCAGAACTTAACGGAACCGTCTTCATGACCAGTTAAAAGAATTTCGTACTCCTTTGTTGTCTCATTTTCATCGCACTGTGCGACCCCTTCTGGTAGCACACCACCTGTTACGGGCCAATCAATACTACTGAACTCTATATCTTGTTCACCACCAGCGCGTTTTATACGCTTATACACTGTCTGCGTGACTTGAGAGGCTATGTAATTACACGTCACTGCTGAGGCATGCACCGAGTGCAGATAAGGCGCTTTAATGGCTGGAACTTTCGCATCAGTGAGATCATAGGCGCAAAACTCTTCTTCAAGCAATACAACGAGCACCTGCAAATCCTCGCTTTCTTCCTTGTATGTTACAAAGAAATCAATTACTTTGGACGTAAAATCAAGGCAGATTTTTTTGCCATCGCTGGAATGCACCGAAACACAGTTGTGATCACCATAGGCCGAACGCGGCATTCCTCCAGAAAAAATGATTACATCATTGacactaaaacaaaaaaagtttgtTGAAACAGTCGACTTTGAAAAAACCAAGAGCTTACCTCCGCTTGCCCTTATAAAGCCGATTAATACTTTTGCATGGATCTGGTCCATAGGGAAcataatttacattttcagGTGGCTCCCCGCTTGCGATCAGCCAACTAGCATAAGAGCCGTCTGCGTGATACCAAGTGAATTCTGTGCCAGTGTTATTGACATACAGTCCAACACTTTGCCCATGCCCGGGTGCGATATAGGCACGCTCTACAGACGACATGTCCATATCCCATAAAACACAGAGTCCACGATTGTACGCAATAAGCAGTTTATTAAGTTCGTTTGGCAACTGGCGTATTGACTCAATAGCTCCTGGATTGAGTTTGTAAGTCGGTGGTACTTGTTCTAACACCACATCATGGTAAATAACGGGTTCACGTATGGTAAAAGATTTTAAATCGAACTGATATATGTTGCCACCTTCGGTCCCTATCCATACAAGATCTTTACTTAGCGAGCAGCATAATGAAGatacttttttcaattttccatcAAAAGGAAGTGTTTTAATAGGCACTAGTGTAATGCCAACAGGCTCCCACAATATAAGTTGATTTGCTGCAGTTAACGAGAGAAGACGACCACTGCCGTAAACCCATTCAAGTAGTTGAACGTTCAATTCAGACGTCGAGTTATTGACTAATGTATGTTGGCCATATAGCTCTACGCCTGGTTGACCGAGTACTTTTATAGCACCGGTTTGTGTTCCAATAGCCATAAGCTTTGATACTGGATCATACGCCAACGCAGAGGGCTTGTGTGGGAAACCATGCTGCGCGGTCTGCAAATGAATAACgtattaaacaaaatgaataaacaTTGACAAATAGACGAAATACTTTAGATAAGGCGGTAATtctctaaaatatatattttatatggtcACAGCTTAATATTGAAGGGGAATATTTTGTGAGctcatattttcaaattttgcgatcatatatatattaatttatttgcttaccGAAGATATCAATATTCTTGTGACTTTCTGTCCGTAGCTGCTTAATTTCAACAGGGTTTCATTTGATTAGTTAAACTTAGGTTGACAACGATTAACAACGTTGAaggattttt is a window encoding:
- the l(2)gl gene encoding lethal(2) giant larvae protein, with translation MLKFIRGKGQQPTAERQRLQKELFAYRKTAQHGFPHKPSALAYDPVSKLMAIGTQTGAIKVLGQPGVELYGQHTLVNNSTSELNVQLLEWVYGSGRLLSLTAANQLILWEPVGITLVPIKTLPFDGKLKKVSSLCCSLSKDLVWIGTEGGNIYQFDLKSFTIREPVIYHDVVLEQVPPTYKLNPGAIESIRQLPNELNKLLIAYNRGLCVLWDMDMSSVERAYIAPGHGQSVGLYVNNTGTEFTWYHADGSYASWLIASGEPPENVNYVPYGPDPCKSINRLYKGKRSVNDVIIFSGGMPRSAYGDHNCVSVHSSDGKKICLDFTSKVIDFFVTYKEESEDLQVLVVLLEEEFCAYDLTDAKVPAIKAPYLHSVHASAVTCNYIASQVTQTVYKRIKRAGGEQDIEFSSIDWPVTGGVLPEGVAQCDENETTKEYEILLTGHEDGSVKFWDCSGVLLHPIYNFKTANIFGHENHDETAAVECNELDESEPPFRKAGLFDPYSDDPRLAVKKIALCPKTGHLIVGGTAGQIVIADFDGDSLEHVMLKLSSMNLVSDRDGFVWKGHDQLNVRPNLLGEDSLPISENGVNITGVLQVLPPASITCLALEANWGLVSGGTAHGLVLFDFKNFVPVFHRCTLNPNDLTGAGEQLSRRKSFKKSLRESFRKLRKGRSTRNNPSNQVPTTLEARPVERQIEARCTDDGMGSMVRCLLFAKTYITNVNITSPTLWSATNASTVSVFLLHLPPAQTAATTGPPASGNTTPQSPRRISAQLAKEIQLKHRAPVIGISIFDQSGCPVDQLNYGENGTPPHRVLIASEEQFKVFSLPQLKPINKYKLTAHEGARIRRIHFGSFSCRVSHELLQSLTGSSPTKSTRSNDGGDGAANTSLTACNSEIYHEMALICLTNMGDIMVLSVPELKRQLNAAAVRREDINGISSLCFTNSGEALYMMSSSELQRIALATFRVVQPTGMVPVEPFESEGNESTMPTNEDDNSDKEVDSNDDATIPNPPIAKQRAKALELSIENNTSPRTNGLNSSPNRANETITSSIGDLTVDSVRDHLNTTTTTLCSTTTEETVGRLSVLSTQTNHATASVNIKDIPNINIPNLFDLASKGNTTESSTSSVVIKSVITSISHEKTNGKNETLKTKSTEHEESQF